In Aestuariibaculum lutulentum, one DNA window encodes the following:
- a CDS encoding DUF6266 family protein encodes MATYQQGVLGDFSGKVGTVIGSRWRGKAVLRSLPNKSQKPPTPAQQLQRNRFKCIHSFLTPIKDLLNETFGAPVKSKSRYNLAFSYHLKEATIFNGVDFEIQYNKVLLSMGPLRGLESPLVTHPETGHLHLQWADNSNQGMAYHDDELLVVAYAPALKLFSCFTHMARRTDGECLLDFEPVFHGLEVELWAGFTNSNKQLSATSMYLGNYTVQ; translated from the coding sequence ATGGCAACATACCAACAAGGTGTTTTAGGCGATTTCTCAGGAAAAGTAGGGACTGTAATTGGCAGTCGCTGGCGCGGTAAAGCAGTGTTACGATCGCTACCCAACAAGTCGCAAAAACCACCAACACCAGCCCAACAATTGCAACGCAATAGATTTAAATGTATCCACAGCTTTTTAACCCCCATTAAAGACCTTTTAAATGAGACCTTTGGAGCACCTGTAAAAAGTAAATCGCGATACAATCTGGCGTTTTCGTATCACTTAAAAGAAGCTACCATTTTTAATGGTGTAGACTTTGAAATACAGTATAACAAAGTTTTATTAAGCATGGGGCCGTTACGTGGTTTAGAGAGTCCCTTGGTGACACATCCGGAAACAGGTCATCTCCATCTGCAATGGGCAGACAACAGTAATCAAGGCATGGCCTACCACGATGATGAACTTTTGGTTGTGGCCTATGCCCCGGCGCTTAAACTATTCTCTTGTTTTACACATATGGCACGCCGTACTGATGGCGAATGCCTGTTGGATTTTGAACCGGTTTTTCACGGGCTTGAAGTTGAGCTTTGGGCAGGATTTACCAATAGCAATAAACAGCTAAGTGCAACCAGTATGTATTTAGGGAATTATACCGTACAATAG
- a CDS encoding SIMPL domain-containing protein (The SIMPL domain is named for its presence in mouse protein SIMPL (signalling molecule that associates with mouse pelle-like kinase). Bacterial member BP26, from Brucella, was shown to assemble into a channel-like structure, while YggE from E. coli has been associated with resistance to oxidative stress.) yields the protein MKNLLIVFCLAVSSLSFAQKNFIDQPYVETNAKVDTLVVPDKIFISILLNEADSKNKTSVEEQEKTLESTLKKLKINTEKDLSLLDLSSNFKNYFLKGQNVVKSKMYSLLVNDAVTAGKVLAELENAGISNVTIERTEYSKAEDLLLELKYKAVEKSLLTAKKLAKPLNQNIGKALYIADGYSISNALQGQAAGIQIRGMSSMYEAKVADPINTEFQKVKFEVSVNVKYALE from the coding sequence ATGAAAAACCTTTTAATAGTCTTTTGCTTAGCCGTTTCCTCTTTATCATTTGCACAAAAAAACTTTATCGATCAACCTTATGTTGAAACCAATGCAAAGGTAGATACCTTAGTAGTTCCTGATAAAATATTCATTTCTATACTTTTAAATGAAGCTGATAGCAAAAACAAAACATCTGTTGAAGAGCAGGAAAAGACATTGGAGTCGACACTAAAAAAGCTAAAAATCAATACAGAAAAAGATCTTTCATTACTGGATTTGTCAAGTAATTTTAAAAACTACTTTCTTAAAGGACAAAATGTAGTGAAGTCGAAAATGTATTCATTGTTGGTGAATGATGCTGTTACGGCAGGAAAAGTATTAGCCGAACTTGAAAATGCCGGAATATCAAATGTTACCATTGAAAGAACAGAATACTCAAAAGCTGAAGATCTATTGTTGGAATTAAAATACAAGGCGGTTGAGAAATCACTGTTAACAGCTAAAAAACTGGCAAAACCCTTAAATCAAAACATAGGTAAAGCGCTTTATATTGCAGACGGCTATTCTATTTCTAATGCCTTACAGGGCCAAGCTGCAGGCATTCAAATTCGTGGCATGTCCAGTATGTATGAAGCTAAAGTAGCCGACCCCATTAATACCGAATTTCAAAAGGTTAAATTTGAAGTTTCAGTGAATGTGAAATATGCTCTTGAATAA
- a CDS encoding vWA domain-containing protein, whose translation MKLNKTSFTIAFFVLLLTHTVFGQKITGIVYDDNKTPLPGASVYVKGTPKGTATDFDGKYEIEIDAKHHILVFSFVGFKTKEVNAKGKTVINVTLEQDSAALEEVVVVGMAKMERKSAVGAVAHFVIPNNESYATVKENDFKDVTKNPLSTFSVDVDKASYSNVRRHINNGNLPPTDAVRIEEMINYFNYDYQQPKGDVPFSINTELSTCPWNKTNLLLHVGLQGKDIPMEDLPPSNIVFLLDVSGSMNSPNKLPLLKSSLKLLLENLRPEDRVAIVVYAGNSGLVLPSTSCSEKKTIIDALESLSAGGSTAGGAGLKLAYKVANENFLKKGNNRIIMATDGDFNVGLSSNSEMEQLITSEREKGIAISVLGFGMGNYKDDKMEIIADKGNGNYAYIDNLLEARKVLVSEFGGTLYTIAKDVKFQLEFNPAHVSKYRLVGYENRLLNDEDFEDDTKDAGEIGAGHTVTALYEIIPSKNDEKNDRGLKYQTSELTNQALESNDLITLKLRYKKPDKNKSLLIEQCVKKTPVAINQTSDNFMFSASVAEFGMLLRNSKYLGTTTWESAYNLAKESKGNDEEGYRGELIRLIKSAELLNTTVQE comes from the coding sequence ATGAAACTAAACAAGACCTCTTTTACTATTGCTTTCTTTGTTTTATTATTGACTCACACCGTATTTGGGCAAAAAATAACAGGAATAGTTTATGATGATAATAAAACGCCGCTTCCGGGAGCGTCTGTTTATGTAAAAGGTACACCCAAAGGAACCGCCACAGACTTTGATGGCAAATACGAAATTGAAATTGATGCTAAGCATCATATTTTGGTGTTTTCATTTGTAGGATTTAAAACTAAAGAAGTCAATGCTAAAGGTAAAACTGTAATCAACGTAACTTTAGAGCAGGATTCTGCTGCTTTAGAAGAAGTTGTAGTAGTGGGTATGGCTAAAATGGAGAGAAAATCTGCTGTAGGTGCTGTTGCGCATTTTGTTATTCCAAACAATGAAAGTTATGCCACTGTTAAAGAAAATGATTTTAAGGATGTGACTAAAAATCCGTTATCCACATTTTCTGTAGATGTTGATAAAGCATCCTATAGTAATGTGCGCCGACACATTAACAATGGAAATTTACCACCTACAGATGCTGTTCGAATTGAAGAAATGATAAATTATTTCAATTACGATTATCAGCAACCTAAAGGCGATGTGCCCTTTAGTATTAATACAGAATTATCAACTTGTCCCTGGAATAAAACCAACCTGCTTTTACACGTTGGATTACAGGGAAAAGACATACCTATGGAAGATTTGCCTCCTTCAAACATTGTATTCTTATTAGACGTTTCAGGATCTATGAATAGTCCTAATAAATTACCATTATTAAAATCATCATTAAAACTACTTTTAGAAAACTTAAGACCTGAAGATCGTGTGGCTATTGTGGTTTATGCCGGAAACTCTGGTTTGGTACTGCCTTCAACAAGTTGTAGTGAAAAGAAAACCATAATTGATGCACTGGAAAGCTTGAGTGCTGGTGGATCGACTGCTGGTGGTGCAGGTTTAAAATTAGCCTATAAGGTGGCTAACGAGAATTTCTTGAAAAAGGGAAATAATAGAATTATTATGGCTACGGACGGTGATTTCAATGTAGGTTTAAGTAGCAATTCTGAAATGGAACAGCTTATAACCAGCGAGCGAGAAAAGGGGATTGCGATTTCTGTTTTAGGTTTTGGTATGGGAAATTATAAAGATGATAAAATGGAAATTATTGCTGATAAAGGCAATGGTAACTATGCCTATATCGATAATTTATTAGAAGCCAGAAAAGTACTGGTTAGTGAGTTTGGTGGCACATTATATACCATTGCGAAAGACGTTAAATTTCAGCTGGAGTTTAATCCTGCTCATGTTTCAAAATACCGACTGGTAGGTTACGAAAACAGGCTGTTGAATGATGAAGATTTTGAAGATGACACCAAAGATGCCGGAGAGATAGGGGCAGGGCATACGGTTACTGCCTTATACGAGATAATACCTTCTAAAAATGATGAAAAAAATGACAGAGGTTTAAAATATCAGACATCAGAATTAACTAACCAGGCACTGGAAAGCAATGATTTAATCACGCTTAAATTACGCTACAAAAAACCGGATAAAAATAAGAGTTTACTCATTGAGCAATGTGTGAAAAAGACACCAGTAGCAATAAATCAAACTTCAGATAATTTTATGTTTTCAGCGTCTGTAGCAGAATTTGGAATGCTTTTAAGAAATTCAAAATATTTGGGAACCACTACCTGGGAATCAGCTTACAATTTAGCAAAAGAATCAAAAGGAAATGACGAAGAAGGTTACCGGGGGGAATTGATTCGCTTAATAAAAAGCGCAGAACTTTTAAATACTACTGTACAGGAGTAA
- a CDS encoding carboxypeptidase-like regulatory domain-containing protein: MRIKTVFFISLFFSFFSVFGQRTLRGKTIDQFSESAIGITIFDKDTIKIGQTDLNGYFQIKVPNETSKLIFAGVGYEWAVVTVPSECENLELILFLASTYDFMSPRKVDRLRKKEFEKLTELHHQAYKKGIFETEKPCVIRKFEPNWPK, from the coding sequence TTGAGAATTAAAACAGTATTTTTTATATCATTATTTTTTAGCTTCTTCTCTGTATTTGGACAACGGACTCTAAGAGGAAAAACTATTGACCAATTTTCAGAAAGTGCCATTGGAATAACAATATTCGACAAAGACACAATCAAAATCGGACAAACTGACTTGAATGGGTATTTCCAAATTAAAGTACCTAATGAAACGAGTAAATTGATTTTTGCTGGAGTGGGCTATGAATGGGCAGTTGTTACAGTTCCATCGGAATGTGAAAACCTAGAACTAATTTTATTTTTGGCTTCTACTTACGATTTTATGTCTCCTAGAAAAGTTGACAGACTTCGAAAAAAAGAATTTGAAAAATTAACCGAATTGCACCATCAAGCTTATAAAAAAGGAATTTTTGAAACCGAAAAACCTTGTGTTATTCGAAAGTTCGAACCGAATTGGCCAAAATAA
- the hemG gene encoding menaquinone-dependent protoporphyrinogen IX dehydrogenase, protein MSNRILILYSSVDGQTLKICNKISKTLQQEGFTVDLFEVSNFQGDISNYSKLIVGASIRYGKHHKEVSSFIDKNLKQLKNIKTAFFSVNLVARKEDKNQFNTNPYVMKFFEKQQWKPDIIDVFAGKLDYGAYSFFDKLMIKLIMKMTKGPTKTEWPIEYTDWNRVDDFIIKILRL, encoded by the coding sequence ATGAGTAATAGAATATTAATTTTATATTCATCCGTTGACGGACAAACATTAAAAATCTGTAATAAAATATCCAAGACTTTACAACAAGAAGGGTTTACTGTTGATTTGTTTGAGGTTTCAAATTTTCAAGGAGATATTTCAAACTATTCTAAATTAATTGTTGGAGCCAGCATCAGGTACGGTAAACACCATAAAGAAGTTTCTTCATTTATTGATAAAAACTTAAAACAACTTAAGAATATTAAAACGGCGTTTTTCTCGGTAAATTTGGTTGCCAGAAAAGAGGATAAGAACCAGTTTAATACCAATCCTTATGTGATGAAATTTTTTGAAAAACAACAATGGAAACCAGATATTATTGATGTGTTTGCTGGTAAATTAGACTATGGCGCCTATTCGTTTTTTGATAAACTAATGATAAAACTCATTATGAAAATGACAAAAGGGCCAACAAAAACAGAATGGCCAATAGAATATACAGACTGGAACAGAGTTGATGATTTTATAATTAAAATTCTGAGATTATAG
- a CDS encoding iron chaperone, protein MKKQIDSVDDYISKFPKEVQEKLKWIRKVIKDNAPRSTESISYGMPAYKTNGKPLVYFGAFKKHIGFYATPSGHSEFANELSKYRQGKGSVQFPLNEPIPFDLIKQIVEFRVKENSIQT, encoded by the coding sequence ATGAAAAAACAAATAGATTCAGTTGACGATTACATTTCTAAATTCCCAAAGGAAGTTCAAGAAAAACTTAAATGGATTAGAAAGGTGATTAAAGATAATGCTCCAAGGTCTACTGAAAGTATTTCCTATGGAATGCCTGCTTACAAAACAAATGGAAAACCATTAGTGTATTTTGGGGCATTCAAGAAACATATTGGGTTTTATGCAACACCTTCTGGCCATTCAGAATTTGCAAACGAATTATCGAAATACAGACAAGGAAAAGGGTCGGTGCAGTTTCCACTTAATGAACCCATACCTTTTGACTTGATTAAACAAATTGTGGAATTCAGAGTAAAAGAAAATAGCATTCAAACATAG
- a CDS encoding prolipoprotein diacylglyceryl transferase, whose product MAYLINALNMDMTIDHPRFYFKLFYVLAFVFIYLMVIYKSVKRGYHLRSVLLMLTTISLFTVLGSRLFTIPVGDWLTAIQSPVTTFNNRSAVGGLLFGLMGLIISQRVFGFNRPMLDLYAWLGPIALGIIKFGCLFNGCCYGVPTHALWTVKYPVGTHAHFNQWAEGLIEPDMAMSLAVHPVQLYESLALFFIGYMVFKTHKYWRKNFTAILSGLTLFFVMRFFIEFFRDPNGSQFNNVYYFGLRWYQWSMLLYSLIAALLLLIYEKYLKIELVKGRQNTPFLHADFIYIILISLGLYTFKELLSVYELTVIWIKFLPAIVLSAYYLYTDQRLKAYRWVTSIVLLMPVYVFAQSIPNHKPVIKQYHRVDLGGSFGDFSNEVRYNPQAGECGTTYDSQYFKQTYSIVGGGYSFVTEKEKSRITYGANLSAGTIKSHNLSANIKESDFIYAVNPYFKVDGKWLGGGGGFQLGNLRLNKDETIDESNIGDASKTYTILPEFYVRLGPKKYFDIDYNYGFMYPTAFPTLYSRASAGTGFGISDNYSLRYGYILNLDTSFISAEALITEQFGINIMYIFKEDFYIPFDDKTSSKVVFSLNYRFGHKTK is encoded by the coding sequence ATGGCCTATTTAATAAATGCATTAAATATGGACATGACTATCGATCATCCTCGGTTTTACTTCAAACTGTTTTATGTATTGGCTTTTGTGTTTATTTACCTGATGGTGATTTACAAAAGTGTTAAACGTGGGTATCATTTGCGATCGGTATTACTCATGCTAACCACCATCTCGCTGTTTACGGTATTGGGATCCAGGTTGTTTACCATTCCGGTCGGGGACTGGCTAACAGCTATACAGTCGCCTGTAACAACATTCAACAATCGCTCGGCTGTAGGAGGCTTGTTATTTGGCTTAATGGGGCTGATTATATCTCAGCGTGTTTTTGGGTTCAACCGTCCTATGCTCGATTTATATGCGTGGTTAGGCCCGATAGCTTTAGGGATTATAAAATTCGGCTGTTTGTTTAACGGTTGTTGTTATGGTGTGCCTACTCATGCCTTGTGGACAGTAAAGTATCCTGTAGGCACGCATGCTCATTTTAATCAGTGGGCAGAAGGACTTATAGAGCCGGATATGGCGATGTCTTTAGCGGTGCATCCGGTGCAGCTATACGAAAGTCTGGCATTATTTTTTATTGGGTATATGGTTTTCAAAACCCATAAGTACTGGCGTAAAAATTTTACAGCCATTCTATCAGGCTTAACGCTGTTCTTTGTCATGCGTTTTTTTATTGAGTTTTTCAGAGATCCTAATGGTTCCCAGTTTAATAATGTGTATTATTTTGGACTACGCTGGTATCAGTGGAGCATGCTTTTGTATAGTTTGATAGCTGCGCTACTATTATTAATTTATGAAAAATATCTGAAAATTGAGTTGGTAAAAGGGCGTCAGAATACCCCATTTCTGCATGCCGATTTTATATATATCATCTTAATATCATTGGGGCTCTATACCTTTAAAGAATTGCTGTCTGTTTACGAATTAACAGTTATCTGGATTAAGTTTTTACCCGCTATTGTACTTTCAGCTTATTATTTATACACCGACCAGCGTTTAAAAGCCTATCGATGGGTAACAAGCATCGTACTACTCATGCCGGTTTACGTTTTTGCTCAATCCATTCCGAATCACAAACCGGTTATTAAACAGTATCACAGGGTAGATCTTGGCGGTTCGTTTGGCGATTTCAGTAATGAGGTACGTTATAATCCGCAGGCAGGGGAGTGTGGCACGACCTACGATAGTCAGTATTTTAAACAAACCTACAGCATTGTAGGCGGTGGCTATTCGTTTGTTACCGAAAAAGAGAAAAGCAGAATTACCTACGGCGCAAATCTTTCGGCCGGAACTATAAAAAGCCATAATCTTTCAGCAAATATTAAGGAATCTGATTTTATATATGCCGTGAATCCGTATTTCAAAGTAGATGGTAAGTGGTTGGGTGGAGGCGGCGGTTTCCAGCTAGGTAATCTCCGTCTGAATAAAGATGAAACCATAGACGAGAGTAACATAGGCGATGCCAGTAAGACCTACACCATTCTGCCGGAGTTTTATGTGCGTCTTGGACCTAAAAAATACTTCGATATCGATTATAATTACGGATTTATGTACCCTACTGCTTTTCCAACCTTATACTCCAGAGCAAGTGCGGGTACCGGATTTGGTATAAGCGATAATTACAGTCTTCGTTACGGTTATATATTAAATTTAGACACCAGCTTTATATCGGCAGAAGCCTTAATAACCGAGCAGTTTGGCATTAATATCATGTACATTTTTAAGGAAGATTTTTATATCCCGTTTGATGATAAAACAAGCAGCAAGGTGGTATTCTCGTTAAATTACAGATTTGGACATAAAACCAAATAG